Part of the Streptomyces sp. NBC_01460 genome, GAAGGCCAAGTCGTTCGGCACGCCGATCCTGGAGGAGAGCGCCTTCACCCATCTGCTGAGGGACGTGGCACCGGCGAGGACGGCCACCGTGCCGAAGCCCTCACCGTCATCGGAGTGAACCGGCGGCGACTCGCCCGGCACCCGCTCGCCCGCCGCCGCCCGGCGTCCCACCCTGTGGCGCATGGCACGTTGTGAGGTTTGCGGGAACGACTACGGGATGTCCTTCGAGGTGCACGCGCAGGGCGCGGTGCATGTCTTCGACTGCTTCTCCTGCGCCATCCACCGCATGGCGCCCATCTGTGAGCACTGCCGGGTCCAGGTCATCGGCCAGGGCGTCGAGGTCGACGGTCACTGGTACTGCGGCGGCCACTGCGCCCGCGCCGAGGGAAGGGCGGGCATCGTGGACAAAGTATGACGGTCCGTCCCGTCCGCACGGGGACCCCTCCGTGCCGCACCCCATGACCCCGGTTGTACGGTCATGGGGTGTACCGCTTCCTGTTGACCCGGCAGTGGGTGATTCTCGCCCTCCTCGTCCTCGCCATGATCCCCACGATGGTCGAGCTGGGTTTCTGGCAGCTGCACCGGCATGAACACCGGGTGGAGCAGAACGCGCTGATCACCCGGAACCTCGAGGCGGACCCGGCCCCGGTCACCCGCCTCACCTCCCCCGGGCACACGGTCCCCCGCTCCGACTACTGGCGTGCCGTGACGGCCACCGGGACGTTCGACACCGAGCACGAGGTGGTCGTACGGCGCCGCACCTCCCAGGACGAACGCATCGGCGTCCTGGTCCTGACCCCCCTGGAGCTCAAGGGCGGCGGCACCGTCCTGGTCAACCGGGGCTGGGTCCCCGCCGCCGACGACCAGCAGGCCTTCCCGAAGGTGCCCGCACCGCCGCGCGGCGAGGTCACCGTCAAGGGCAGGCTCAAGGCGGACGAGACGACGAGCGCCAGCGGCATCAAGGACCTCCAGGGGCTGCCGGACCGCCAGGTGATGCTGATCAACAGCGCCCAGCAGGCCCACCTGCTCGGCCGTCCGGTGCTGGGCGGGTACGTCGAGCTCACCGCCCCCGAACCCGCCGACGGCAGTCCCGAGACGATCGCCGCACCCGACGACAGCTCCATCGGTCCCCACATGGCCTACGCCGTCCAGTGGTGGCTCTTCGCCGCCGGTGTCCCCGTGGGCTGGGTCATTCTCGTGCGCCGCGAGAAGCGCGACCGCGAACAGGCCGCCGAGGACGCCGGGGCGGCGGCACAGCCGGAGCCCGCGGCCGCCTGAGGGCACGGACGTCAGCGCCTGTTCGCACCGGTTCCACTGCTTAGCGGGGCGCAGGTTCGGGAAGACGCCCAGCGTGACTCCACGTATCGAGGACTACGCCCTCATCGGCGATCTCCAGACGGCCGCCCTGGTGGGCAGGAACGGTTCTGTCGACTGGCTGTGCCTGCCCCGCTTCGACTCGGGTGCCTGCTTCGCGGCCCTGCTCGGCGACGAGGACAACGGCCACTGGCGCATCGCCCCCCAGGGCACCGACAGCACGGACACCTGCACCCGGCGCGCGTACGTGGAGGACTCCCTGGTCCTGGAGACCTTCTGGGAGACCAGGACGGGCACCGTCAAGGTCATCGACTTCATGCCGCAGCGCGACAAGGCGCCCGATGTCATGCGGATCGTCGAGGGGGTCAGCGGCAGCGTCGACATGAGCTCGGTCCTGCGGCTGCGGTTCGACTTCGGCTCCGTGGTCCCGTGGATGCGCCGCTCGCACGGCCACCGGGTGGCCGTCGCGGGCCCCGACTCCGTCTGGCTGCGCAGCGAGCCGGAGGTCAAGACGTGGGGCCAGCAGATGAGCACGTGCTCCTCCTTCACGGTCGCCGAGGGCGAGAGCGTGGCCTTCGTGCTCACCTGGCACCCCTCGCACTCCCCCCGCCCGAAGCTGATCGACCCCCACAAGTCGCTGAAGCACACCCTCTCCGACTGGGCGAAGTGGTCGGCGAAGTGCACCTACCACGGCAGGCACCGGGAGGCGGTGCTCCGCTCCCTGATCACCCTGAAGGCGCTGACCTACGCGCCCACGGGCGGGATCGTGGCGGCGCTCACGACGTCGCTCCCGGAGGAGATCGGCGGCGTGCGGAACTGGGACTACCGCTACTGCTGGCTGCGGGACTCCACGCTCACCCTGGCCGCCATGGTCTCGGCCGGGTACGTGGAGGAGGCGGCGGCGTGGCGGGACTGGCTGCTGCGGGCGGTGGCCGGTGACCCCGCCGACCTCCAGATCATGTACGGGCTCGCCGGGGAGCGCAGGCTCCCCGAGACGGAGCTGCCGTGGCTGAGCGGCTACGAGAACTCGGTCCCGGTCCGTACGGGCAACGCGGCGGTGCGGCAGCTCCAGCTCGACATGTACGGCGAGGTGATCGACTCGCTCAGGCTGGCCCGGGACGCCGGCCTCGACGACAAGCCGCACGCCTGGAACCTGCAGCTCAGTCTGCTCGGCTTCCTCGAGTCCACCTGGCGCGAGCCCGACGAGGGCCTGTGGGAGGTCCGCGGCCCGCGCCGCCACTTCGTGCACTCCAAGGTGATGGCCTGGGTCGCGGCGGACCGCGCGGTCCGCACCCTGGAGGAGAACCCGGACCTGCCGGGCGACGCCGACCGGTGGCGGGCGATGCGGGACGCCGTGCACGCCGAGGTCTGCGAGAAGGGCTACGACCCCGTACGCAACACCTTCACCCAGTACTACGGCTCGCACGAGCTCGACGCCTCGACCCTGCTCATCGTGCGCACCGGCTTCCTGCCTGCCGACGACCCCCGGGTGACCGGGACGGTCGACGCGGTGCGCGACGAGCTCGCCCACGACGGTCTGATCCGCCGCTACAGCACGGCGGGCGGATCGGTGGACGGTCTGCCGGGTGACGAGGGGGCGTTCCTCGCGTGCTCGTTCTGGCTGGTCGACGCCCTGCTGCGGACGGGCCGCAGGGACGAGGCCGAGGTCCTCTTCGAGCGGCTGCTGGACCTGCGCAACGACGTGGGGCTGCTGGCCGAGGAGTACGACTCGGCGGCCGGCCGCCAGCTCGGGAACTACCCGCAGGCGTTCAGCCACGTCGGCCTGGTGAACAGCGCGGTCGACCTCGCCGGTGAGGACTTGGCAGGATAGGGCCATGGATCTTGGACTGAAGGACCGTGTGTACATCGTCACCGGCGCGACCCGCGGGCTGGGAAACGCCACCGCGCGCGCCCTCGCCGCGGACGGCGCGAAGGTGATCATCTCCGGCCGTGACGAGAAGGACGCCGTCGAGGCCGCGGCCGAACTGGGTGCCGACGCGGTCGGGCTCGGCGCGGACAACGCCGATCCGCTGGCCGCCCGGCGTCTCGTGGACACCGCGAAGGATCGCTTCGGCAGGCTGGACGGCATCCTCATCAGCGTCGGCGGCCCCG contains:
- a CDS encoding SURF1 family cytochrome oxidase biogenesis protein, which codes for MYRFLLTRQWVILALLVLAMIPTMVELGFWQLHRHEHRVEQNALITRNLEADPAPVTRLTSPGHTVPRSDYWRAVTATGTFDTEHEVVVRRRTSQDERIGVLVLTPLELKGGGTVLVNRGWVPAADDQQAFPKVPAPPRGEVTVKGRLKADETTSASGIKDLQGLPDRQVMLINSAQQAHLLGRPVLGGYVELTAPEPADGSPETIAAPDDSSIGPHMAYAVQWWLFAAGVPVGWVILVRREKRDREQAAEDAGAAAQPEPAAA
- a CDS encoding glycoside hydrolase family 15 protein, with amino-acid sequence MTPRIEDYALIGDLQTAALVGRNGSVDWLCLPRFDSGACFAALLGDEDNGHWRIAPQGTDSTDTCTRRAYVEDSLVLETFWETRTGTVKVIDFMPQRDKAPDVMRIVEGVSGSVDMSSVLRLRFDFGSVVPWMRRSHGHRVAVAGPDSVWLRSEPEVKTWGQQMSTCSSFTVAEGESVAFVLTWHPSHSPRPKLIDPHKSLKHTLSDWAKWSAKCTYHGRHREAVLRSLITLKALTYAPTGGIVAALTTSLPEEIGGVRNWDYRYCWLRDSTLTLAAMVSAGYVEEAAAWRDWLLRAVAGDPADLQIMYGLAGERRLPETELPWLSGYENSVPVRTGNAAVRQLQLDMYGEVIDSLRLARDAGLDDKPHAWNLQLSLLGFLESTWREPDEGLWEVRGPRRHFVHSKVMAWVAADRAVRTLEENPDLPGDADRWRAMRDAVHAEVCEKGYDPVRNTFTQYYGSHELDASTLLIVRTGFLPADDPRVTGTVDAVRDELAHDGLIRRYSTAGGSVDGLPGDEGAFLACSFWLVDALLRTGRRDEAEVLFERLLDLRNDVGLLAEEYDSAAGRQLGNYPQAFSHVGLVNSAVDLAGEDLAG